One region of Cottoperca gobio chromosome 19, fCotGob3.1, whole genome shotgun sequence genomic DNA includes:
- the hhex gene encoding hematopoietically-expressed homeobox protein hhex: protein MSVPLYAPTPIQPAHPTPFYIEDILGRTAATTTSPSSSSSSPCSTPIIPTPTLPSPNSSFTSLISPYRTPIYEPTPIHPALSHHAAAAFTATYASAGAFAGSIYPFHHQHHRSMGEYAQALLRHDPLGKPLMWTPFIQRPLHKRKGGQVRFSNDQTIELEKKFETQKYLSPPERKRLAKMLQLSERQVKTWFQNRRAKWRRLKQENPQGGKREVEEDSSAGRSKEDETTEPCGTQSSEQRQTVPASELALAGRCVRSVSPQQQQQQQQQQQQQQQHTELDSDLSDDTDQELDIEDDEFTLNH from the exons ATGAGCGTCCCGCTTTACGCACCGACTCCTATCCAGCCGGCTCACCCGACACCCTTCTACATCGAGGACATTCTGGGGAGGACGGCCGCCACCACTACTTCaccatcttcttcctcctcctccccctgctccaCTCCAATAATTCCCACACCGACTCTCCCGTCGCCCAACTCCTCCTTTACAAGTCTCATCTCACCGTACAGGACGCCGATTTATGAACCAACACCGATCCACCCAGCACTGTCTCACCATGCCGCTGCTGCGTTTACTGCAACGTACGCCTCCGCCGGGGCTTTCGCCGGCTCCATCTACCCGttccaccaccagcaccaccgcTCCATGGGGGAGTACGCACAGGCGCTGCTGAGGCACGACCCTCTCG gGAAACCTCTGATGTGGACTCCCTTCATCCAGCGGCCCTTACACAAGAGAAAGGGCGGTCAGGTCCGGTTCTCTAACGACCAGACGATCGAGCTGGAGAAGAAGTTTGAGACGCAGAAATACCTCTCACCTCCGGAGAGGAAGCGACTGGCCAAGATGCTGCAGCTCAGCGAGAGACAG GTTAAAACCTGGTTCCAAAACCGACGAGCGAAGTGGCGAAGACTAAAACAG GAAAATCCTCAGGGAGGtaagagggaggtggaggaggacagCTCCGCCGGCAGGAGTAAAGAAGACGAGACAACCGAGCCTTGTGGGACCCAGAGCTcggagcagagacagacagtcccGGCCTCCGAGCTGGCGCTGGCGGGCCGCTGCGTGCGCTCCGTGTccccgcagcagcagcagcagcagcagcagcagcagcagcagcagcagcagcacacagagctggactctGACTTGTCAGATGATACAGACCAGGAGCTGGACATAGAGGATGACGAGTTCACACTAAACCATTAG